A genomic window from Photobacterium gaetbulicola Gung47 includes:
- a CDS encoding putative HxlR family transcriptional regulator (COG1733), translating into MPLHFLGLDHQPLLKIHVEHYSPSPGRFHNRLVSACHYAATLLNHVFRNSLAESECHFVEFHISIIISHRMVNECFGGEGSSIKVLNECKRKNVELGILDKVVFNKLPLRVGYYVILFGEKFLRILDELEKLQYELES; encoded by the coding sequence CTGCCACTTCATTTTCTCGGTCTCGATCACCAGCCTTTGCTGAAAATCCATGTTGAGCATTATTCACCCTCCCCGGGTAGGTTTCACAATAGGTTAGTTTCGGCCTGCCATTATGCCGCCACCCTGCTTAATCATGTTTTTCGCAACAGTTTGGCTGAGTCGGAATGTCACTTTGTTGAGTTCCATATAAGTATCATAATCAGCCATAGAATGGTCAATGAATGCTTTGGGGGTGAAGGGTCATCGATCAAAGTGCTTAATGAGTGCAAGAGGAAGAACGTCGAGCTCGGTATCTTGGACAAAGTCGTGTTTAACAAGCTACCGCTTCGTGTCGGATACTATGTGATTCTGTTTGGCGAGAAGTTTCTTCGGATTCTGGATGAACTCGAGAAGTTGCAGTATGAACTTGAAAGTTAG
- a CDS encoding anti-ECFsigma factor, ChrR (COG3806): MDFQQRLVIETEKMKWQPSPASGVWRKPLEREAKESGHTTSVVRYAEGSSFAPHPHPMGEEIFVLDGVFSDETGDFGPGTYIRNPPGSQHAPFSKRGCTIFVKLNQFMPEDSQQLRIDTRHTAWQPGIGGLQVMPLHEFGHQHTALVKWPTGEHFQPHRHWGGEEILVLSGEFQDEFGQYPAGTWLRSPHLSEHYPFVEQETVILVKTGHLPS; encoded by the coding sequence ATGGATTTTCAGCAAAGGCTGGTGATCGAGACCGAGAAAATGAAGTGGCAGCCCAGCCCTGCATCAGGAGTATGGCGCAAGCCACTTGAGCGCGAAGCCAAAGAGTCGGGGCATACCACCAGTGTCGTCCGCTATGCCGAAGGCTCATCATTTGCCCCCCACCCTCACCCGATGGGTGAAGAGATCTTTGTGCTCGATGGTGTGTTCTCAGATGAAACCGGTGATTTTGGCCCTGGTACCTATATCCGTAACCCGCCGGGCAGCCAGCATGCCCCATTCAGCAAACGGGGATGTACAATCTTCGTCAAACTCAACCAGTTCATGCCGGAGGACAGCCAGCAACTTCGAATCGATACCCGGCACACCGCCTGGCAACCGGGGATCGGTGGATTACAAGTCATGCCGCTGCATGAGTTCGGCCATCAGCACACCGCCTTGGTGAAATGGCCGACTGGCGAGCATTTCCAGCCCCACCGCCACTGGGGCGGAGAGGAGATCCTGGTTTTGTCTGGGGAGTTTCAGGATGAGTTCGGACAGTATCCTGCTGGTACTTGGCTACGTAGCCCGCACCTGAGCGAGCATTATCCCTTTGTCGAGCAGGAGACCGTCATTTTAGTAAAGACCGGGCACTTGCCGAGTTAA
- a CDS encoding hypothetical protein (COG1757), whose protein sequence is MADYGLLSIVPAVLALILAFTTRHVVLALGVAVISGMLILTKGHPVDTALMFLSDGPFTQLASGSNAQIIIVITIISGFIYLVEQSGGMAAFSTMATRYVSSPLKAQLATWATGIGVFFTDSGNSLILGPMFSPIYNKLKLSKEKLAFIIDSTSSPICVLIPIISWGVYSQGLIENAFDNMGQPVDGFATFLQVIPYQLYALLALFSVPVYAVLKKDWGPMAEAEQQARQQAEVSVQSADDQQVKSGRISLIVLPLAVLFGSLIALFTYNYHLHGAINGPVIRASLGTSYLIASVTAIAYYAYTKTMTASTAFNTFVSGMQRIMLILVILLLAWTLGDICKSLGTGDYISQVMNDRLPVFMLPALIFIIGSFISVATGSSWGTFAILIPIAVPVASALGADPLICIGAALSGGMLGDHSSPISDTTILSSMSTGCDHVSHVRTQFPYAILTGVTASIGFMVAEITRSPYTIVLAAVLQVALIVLMVRRQAAASPVTA, encoded by the coding sequence ATGGCTGATTACGGATTATTGTCCATCGTACCCGCGGTGCTGGCGCTGATACTCGCCTTTACCACTCGGCATGTTGTTTTGGCTCTGGGCGTTGCAGTGATCAGCGGCATGCTGATCTTAACCAAGGGCCACCCTGTCGATACTGCGTTGATGTTCTTGTCTGATGGGCCGTTCACTCAGCTCGCATCGGGCAGCAACGCACAGATCATTATTGTTATTACTATCATTTCTGGCTTTATCTACCTGGTCGAGCAAAGCGGTGGCATGGCTGCATTTTCGACCATGGCGACCCGTTATGTGTCATCACCATTGAAAGCCCAGCTTGCGACCTGGGCAACCGGGATCGGGGTGTTTTTTACCGACTCGGGCAACTCGCTGATCCTCGGCCCGATGTTCTCGCCAATCTACAACAAGCTCAAGCTGAGCAAGGAGAAACTGGCCTTCATCATCGACTCGACCTCGTCACCGATTTGTGTGCTGATCCCGATTATTAGCTGGGGTGTTTACTCGCAGGGTCTGATTGAGAACGCGTTCGATAACATGGGCCAGCCGGTCGATGGTTTTGCGACTTTCCTTCAGGTGATCCCTTACCAGCTCTATGCCTTGCTGGCACTGTTCAGTGTGCCTGTCTATGCGGTGCTAAAAAAAGACTGGGGGCCAATGGCCGAAGCCGAGCAGCAAGCCCGCCAGCAGGCTGAGGTGAGCGTGCAATCTGCGGATGACCAGCAGGTGAAATCAGGCCGTATCTCACTGATTGTATTGCCACTGGCGGTACTGTTTGGCTCGCTAATCGCGCTGTTCACCTATAATTACCACTTGCATGGCGCCATCAATGGCCCTGTGATCCGTGCATCGCTGGGTACCAGCTATCTGATTGCCTCGGTAACGGCGATTGCCTATTACGCCTACACCAAAACTATGACCGCCTCGACAGCCTTCAACACTTTTGTGTCGGGAATGCAGCGGATCATGCTAATTTTGGTTATCTTGCTATTGGCATGGACCTTGGGTGATATCTGTAAATCACTGGGGACTGGGGACTATATTAGCCAGGTGATGAATGACCGCTTGCCGGTGTTCATGCTGCCTGCATTGATTTTCATTATCGGCAGTTTTATCTCGGTGGCAACAGGTTCGTCGTGGGGTACCTTCGCCATCCTGATCCCGATTGCGGTACCGGTTGCCAGTGCACTGGGCGCCGACCCGCTGATTTGTATTGGTGCCGCGCTAAGTGGCGGCATGCTGGGGGATCACTCATCACCGATTTCCGACACCACGATCCTCAGCTCGATGTCGACCGGATGTGATCATGTTTCCCATGTCCGTACTCAGTTCCCGTACGCTATTTTGACTGGCGTGACCGCCAGCATCGGCTTCATGGTTGCCGAAATCACTCGTAGCCCGTACACCATTGTATTGGCCGCCGTATTGCAAGTTGCACTGATTGTGTTGATGGTGCGCCGTCAGGCCGCAGCCAGCCCAGTTACCGCTTAA
- a CDS encoding DNA-binding transcriptional regulator (COG1278) — protein MSKSTGIVKWFNEEKGFGFITQENGGADVFVHFRAIASEGFKTLSEGQKVSFDVEQGQKGPQAANVVTL, from the coding sequence ATGTCTAAGTCTACTGGTATCGTTAAGTGGTTTAACGAAGAAAAAGGTTTCGGTTTCATCACTCAAGAGAACGGCGGTGCAGACGTATTCGTACACTTCCGCGCAATCGCTTCTGAAGGTTTCAAGACTCTTTCTGAAGGTCAGAAAGTTTCTTTTGACGTAGAGCAAGGCCAGAAAGGTCCTCAAGCTGCAAACGTAGTTACTCTATAA
- a CDS encoding hypothetical protein (COG2220) — MKTTLKASLVAILGALGLAAYSGGSTSTDGSYVRSQEIRQARIARSPQFKDGKVITQLPRVESEEGMLSLLWKFFMQRDQYKPQQRLQFQAVDTPLLENPSSALRVTWLGHSSLFLEADGVRILIDPVFDHASPSAFARMFSRNVDAPVSREDLPLPDVILISHDHYDHLEEATARFYADKNVRFFVPLGVGRHLEKWGVKPGNIEEFDWWESVAVGTVRITSAPANHNSGRGLFDSNTTLWSSWAIQAEAGSVFYSGDSAYGEHFKQIGERLGPFDMTFIEVAANVKDGKGYPVEGWGHMQAAHTMQAHLDVGGDKLFPVHWSTYELFLHQWDEPVNDLIAEAQVHDVELVTPLVGQSLDLSLPVQTAYWWQDSEQWQTDSDMAQLAYRAE, encoded by the coding sequence ATGAAAACGACATTGAAAGCATCTTTGGTTGCCATCTTGGGGGCTCTTGGCCTGGCGGCATACAGTGGCGGAAGTACCAGCACAGACGGCAGTTATGTGCGCAGCCAAGAAATTCGTCAAGCACGTATCGCCCGTTCGCCGCAATTCAAAGATGGCAAAGTCATCACCCAGCTGCCGAGGGTTGAAAGCGAGGAGGGCATGTTGTCGCTGCTGTGGAAATTTTTCATGCAGCGCGATCAGTATAAGCCTCAGCAACGTTTGCAGTTCCAAGCGGTAGATACCCCGTTGCTGGAGAACCCGAGCAGTGCGCTGCGGGTGACTTGGCTGGGGCATTCGTCTTTGTTTCTGGAGGCGGATGGTGTGCGCATCCTGATTGACCCGGTGTTTGACCATGCGTCGCCATCGGCGTTTGCCAGAATGTTCTCGCGCAATGTGGATGCACCGGTTAGCCGTGAAGACTTGCCGCTGCCGGACGTGATCTTGATTTCCCACGACCACTATGATCATTTGGAAGAAGCAACAGCACGTTTCTATGCCGATAAGAACGTACGGTTCTTTGTCCCGCTGGGGGTGGGGCGCCACCTGGAAAAATGGGGCGTGAAACCGGGCAATATCGAAGAGTTTGACTGGTGGGAAAGTGTCGCTGTCGGGACTGTTCGGATTACTTCGGCTCCGGCCAACCATAATTCAGGCCGTGGTCTGTTTGACAGCAATACCACTCTCTGGTCATCCTGGGCGATTCAGGCTGAAGCTGGCAGTGTGTTTTACAGTGGTGACTCGGCCTATGGTGAACACTTTAAGCAAATTGGTGAGCGGTTGGGGCCGTTTGATATGACCTTTATCGAGGTAGCGGCGAATGTGAAAGACGGCAAGGGTTATCCAGTAGAAGGCTGGGGGCATATGCAGGCGGCCCACACCATGCAGGCGCATCTTGATGTGGGCGGTGACAAGTTATTTCCGGTCCACTGGTCGACCTATGAGTTGTTTCTCCACCAATGGGATGAGCCGGTCAATGACTTGATTGCCGAGGCACAGGTACATGACGTGGAATTGGTGACCCCTTTGGTTGGCCAGAGCTTGGATTTGTCTCTGCCAGTTCAGACTGCCTATTGGTGGCAAGACAGCGAGCAGTGGCAAACGGACAGTGACATGGCCCAGTTGGCATACCGCGCAGAGTAA
- a CDS encoding adenosylhomocysteinase (COG0499), translating to MEQNTYPEHDVADLSLAPLGRRRVAWARSHMPIMRSIIEHFEKEKPFTGLTIGICLHVEAKTGVWLEALTKGGAKVVITGSPGSTQDETAAALVEDYGVSVYSRRDESFDDHINYCRKVLSHQPDIIADNGADLHELIFTEPEFSGFQTSLLGATEETTTGANRLREDFHADKFSTLIINDTQAKRIIENRFGVGSSVVDGIMRATNVMLHGKKVVVIGYGYCGSGTAQRLRGMGAHVTVVESNPLTLLEAHMEGFYTSTLEEALPDADMVVTITGRDNVLRKEHFELMRDNTIIANAGHFQREINLADLAAVSQSQDKIRPHVTAYQLEEKQLFVLSDANLVNLSAGDGNPIEIMDLGLALQSLSLERIALNRDSLQNIPQPVPFDIEMQVAELAVKHWINH from the coding sequence ATGGAACAGAATACCTACCCTGAACACGACGTAGCCGATCTATCTCTTGCGCCACTTGGCCGCAGGCGTGTCGCATGGGCTCGTAGCCACATGCCAATCATGCGCAGCATTATCGAGCACTTTGAAAAAGAAAAGCCGTTTACCGGTTTGACAATCGGTATTTGCTTGCACGTTGAGGCCAAAACCGGTGTGTGGCTGGAGGCCTTGACCAAAGGGGGGGCCAAAGTGGTGATCACCGGTTCACCAGGTTCAACCCAAGATGAAACCGCTGCCGCATTGGTCGAAGACTATGGGGTAAGTGTCTATTCCCGCCGTGACGAAAGCTTTGATGATCATATTAACTACTGCCGCAAAGTGTTATCTCACCAACCGGACATCATTGCCGACAACGGTGCTGATTTGCACGAGCTCATTTTTACCGAGCCAGAATTTAGCGGTTTTCAAACTTCACTGCTAGGGGCCACGGAGGAAACCACCACCGGGGCTAACCGCTTGCGTGAAGACTTCCATGCTGACAAGTTCAGCACCTTGATCATCAATGATACCCAAGCCAAACGTATTATCGAAAACCGTTTCGGTGTGGGTTCATCCGTTGTCGATGGCATCATGCGCGCCACCAACGTCATGCTGCACGGCAAGAAGGTCGTGGTGATTGGTTATGGTTATTGCGGCTCCGGTACGGCGCAGCGCCTGCGAGGTATGGGGGCCCATGTTACCGTCGTTGAGTCCAACCCACTGACATTGCTTGAAGCGCATATGGAAGGCTTCTACACCTCAACCTTGGAAGAGGCTTTGCCGGATGCCGACATGGTCGTCACCATTACTGGCCGTGACAACGTGCTGCGTAAGGAGCACTTCGAATTGATGCGCGACAATACGATTATCGCCAATGCGGGGCATTTCCAGCGTGAAATCAACCTTGCGGATTTGGCTGCGGTGAGCCAAAGCCAGGATAAGATCCGTCCTCATGTAACGGCTTACCAACTTGAAGAAAAGCAGCTGTTCGTCCTGTCGGATGCCAACCTTGTTAACCTATCGGCGGGTGACGGAAACCCGATAGAAATTATGGATCTCGGCCTGGCATTGCAGTCGCTCAGTTTAGAGCGTATCGCCCTTAACCGGGACTCGCTGCAGAATATTCCTCAACCGGTCCCTTTCGATATCGAAATGCAAGTTGCTGAACTTGCTGTGAAACACTGGATTAACCACTAA
- a CDS encoding putative GCN5-related N-acetyltransferase (COG1670), giving the protein MKIEINFSTERLSVKTLDRTMPGIQDEIMTMFTEPVSRHLPPSCQNFRTAEDVANWLEGMARTGSVLRLTLQQQAVGYLFVFPEPEDCYRLGYVLDEAQWGKGLATEAMLGLVNYLSAYEHAACFIAGVEPDNTGSVNVLKKLGFSYSYSEQDVDYYKLQSA; this is encoded by the coding sequence ATGAAAATCGAGATCAATTTCTCAACCGAGAGGCTGTCGGTCAAGACCCTAGACCGCACTATGCCGGGGATCCAGGACGAAATCATGACTATGTTTACCGAGCCGGTCAGTCGTCACTTGCCACCGTCCTGTCAGAATTTCCGCACGGCGGAGGATGTCGCCAACTGGCTTGAGGGCATGGCACGAACCGGTAGTGTGCTGAGGCTAACCTTGCAGCAGCAAGCGGTGGGGTATCTATTTGTCTTTCCCGAGCCGGAAGACTGCTACCGCTTGGGTTATGTGCTTGACGAAGCTCAATGGGGCAAAGGATTAGCGACCGAAGCGATGCTGGGGTTGGTGAACTATTTGTCTGCGTATGAACACGCTGCCTGTTTCATTGCCGGGGTTGAGCCCGACAATACCGGGTCGGTCAATGTGCTTAAGAAGCTTGGCTTTAGTTACAGCTATTCCGAGCAAGACGTCGACTACTACAAACTGCAAAGCGCCTGA
- a CDS encoding LysR family transcriptional regulator (COG0583), giving the protein MNLNLLATFYTVVMNNSFSIAADKLCLSKSVISKHVKQLEQELRCSLIQRTTRQINLTEEGQFLYERCAEIFDSVDKCYDFIDERKDIVRGKLRVKMPAVLEFDDFITDTFAQLLSTYPELELDLIFDNQIGDLIHEQVDLVLKIGALEDSSYKCKKIKNIGTYVVASPTYLDRHGIPVKPSDLIGHKCMNYTHCLTKDKWMFIDDGKETKIEISPFLQLESESLLTRYALKGMGVTTTLDFITESYIQSGELVSLLDNYTWKTELYAVYPNNAVIPLKTRKLIDLLANT; this is encoded by the coding sequence ATGAACCTGAATCTATTGGCCACCTTCTACACCGTGGTCATGAACAACTCGTTTTCAATCGCTGCCGACAAGCTGTGCTTGTCAAAATCCGTGATTAGCAAGCATGTGAAACAGCTCGAGCAAGAATTGCGCTGCTCGCTGATCCAACGTACTACCCGGCAGATCAACCTGACAGAAGAAGGGCAATTCCTTTACGAGCGCTGCGCTGAGATCTTCGACAGCGTTGATAAGTGCTACGACTTCATCGACGAGCGCAAAGATATCGTCAGGGGAAAACTGCGGGTAAAAATGCCAGCGGTGCTGGAGTTCGATGATTTCATCACCGACACCTTTGCCCAGCTGCTATCAACCTATCCAGAGCTAGAACTCGACCTGATTTTTGACAACCAGATTGGCGATCTGATCCATGAGCAGGTCGATCTGGTGCTTAAGATTGGCGCACTGGAAGACAGCTCGTACAAGTGCAAAAAAATCAAAAATATCGGGACCTATGTTGTCGCCTCACCCACGTACTTGGACAGACATGGCATCCCCGTAAAACCATCAGATTTGATTGGCCACAAATGTATGAACTATACCCACTGCCTCACCAAAGATAAGTGGATGTTCATTGATGATGGCAAAGAAACCAAAATAGAAATCTCACCATTCCTGCAGCTTGAGAGTGAGTCATTACTCACGCGATATGCATTAAAGGGCATGGGGGTAACAACCACCCTAGATTTTATTACTGAGTCATATATTCAGTCCGGTGAGCTTGTCAGTCTGCTGGATAACTATACCTGGAAAACCGAACTGTATGCCGTGTATCCCAACAATGCGGTAATCCCTTTGAAAACTCGAAAATTGATCGATTTACTCGCAAACACATAA
- a CDS encoding CBS domain-containing protein (COG1253), with protein MDVLILAGLILLNGVFAMSEIALVTARKSRLQKLADNGDKGATTAIKLGEEPTRFLSTVQIGITAIGILNGVFGEAALAGPLADNLQQLGLAAKTSSVAATTIVVVGITYLSIVIGELVPKRLAQLSPESIARMMARPLTVLASLSRPFVFLLATSTELTLRLLGKHGKENQGDVLTEEDIKAVLAEGSQTGVIEKQEHAMVKNVFHFDDRKVTSLMTPRNEIVALDLDKPSESNLNFLVASSHQHFPVIRGNMDNPKGIITTKQLLQYHIARPRSPIEHYLLPPVFIPENWTGIQLLEHFRHSGDVMAFVVDEYGDIQGIVTPKDILEALAGEFKTRAPEDIWSVENEDGSWSMDGLIPILVLKDLLELETLPDEDKNGYHTLSGMLMWSLSGLPSVGDSIEWEGWQFEVTQVDGNRADKVSVTRKAPVEIEAADNTPIDEEDQTNRQA; from the coding sequence ATGGACGTGCTAATTTTGGCCGGCCTAATTCTGCTTAATGGCGTTTTTGCCATGTCGGAAATTGCCCTGGTCACTGCACGAAAAAGTCGTCTGCAAAAACTGGCAGACAATGGCGACAAGGGTGCGACCACCGCCATCAAGCTCGGCGAGGAGCCGACCCGCTTTCTTTCCACCGTACAGATTGGCATTACCGCCATCGGCATCCTCAACGGGGTGTTCGGTGAAGCCGCCCTCGCAGGGCCTCTGGCCGACAACCTCCAGCAACTTGGCCTCGCCGCCAAGACCAGCTCCGTAGCCGCCACCACCATCGTGGTTGTCGGTATCACCTACCTCTCCATCGTCATTGGTGAACTGGTACCCAAACGCCTGGCCCAGCTAAGCCCGGAGAGCATTGCCCGCATGATGGCCCGCCCTCTGACCGTGCTTGCCAGCCTATCCAGACCTTTTGTCTTCTTGCTGGCCACTTCCACTGAGCTGACCCTGCGACTGTTGGGCAAACACGGCAAAGAAAATCAAGGTGATGTGCTCACCGAGGAAGATATAAAAGCCGTACTGGCAGAGGGTTCACAGACGGGGGTTATCGAGAAACAAGAACATGCCATGGTCAAAAATGTCTTTCACTTTGATGATCGCAAGGTGACATCGCTGATGACCCCTCGCAATGAGATCGTGGCGCTGGATCTCGATAAGCCAAGCGAAAGCAACCTCAACTTTCTGGTCGCCTCCAGTCACCAGCACTTTCCGGTGATCAGAGGCAATATGGATAACCCCAAAGGCATCATCACCACCAAACAGCTGTTGCAATACCACATCGCCAGGCCGCGCAGCCCGATAGAGCACTACCTGCTGCCACCGGTATTTATTCCGGAAAACTGGACCGGGATCCAACTGCTTGAGCACTTCCGCCACTCGGGAGATGTCATGGCGTTCGTCGTCGATGAATACGGCGATATCCAGGGTATCGTGACCCCGAAAGATATCCTCGAGGCTTTGGCCGGCGAGTTCAAAACCCGCGCTCCCGAAGATATCTGGTCGGTGGAAAATGAAGATGGCAGTTGGTCGATGGACGGACTGATCCCAATATTGGTGCTCAAAGACTTGCTCGAGCTCGAAACCCTGCCCGATGAGGATAAAAACGGCTACCACACCCTAAGCGGCATGCTGATGTGGTCCTTGAGCGGGCTACCTTCGGTGGGAGACAGCATCGAATGGGAAGGGTGGCAGTTCGAGGTGACCCAAGTCGATGGCAACCGGGCGGATAAAGTCTCGGTAACCCGAAAAGCGCCAGTCGAGATCGAGGCGGCGGATAACACCCCCATCGATGAAGAAGACCAAACCAATAGACAGGCATAG